The following are encoded together in the Oncorhynchus kisutch isolate 150728-3 linkage group LG8, Okis_V2, whole genome shotgun sequence genome:
- the LOC109881994 gene encoding iron-sulfur cluster assembly 1 homolog, mitochondrial codes for MSLPNMSASMVARATVRAVSKRKILATRAALTLTPSAVNRIRNLLEDKPEYIGLKVGVRTRGCNGMTYTLDFTKQKDQADEEVLQDGVRVFIEKKAQLTLLGTEMDFVESKLSSEFVFNNPNIKGTCGCGESFNM; via the exons ATGTCATTACCGAACATGTCTGCCTCCATGGTGGCTAGGGCGACCGTCCGAGCAGTCAGTAAAAGAAAGATATTAGCCACTAGAGCGGCTTTAACGCTG actccaTCTGCTGTGAATAGGATCAGGAACTTACTCGAGGATAAACCAGAATAC ATTGGTCTGAAGGTGGGTGTGAGGACTCGGGGCTGTAACGGTATGACCTACACTCTGGACTTCACCAAGCAGAAAGATCAGGCTGACGAGGAGGTGCTGCAGGACG GTGTGCGTGTATTTATAGAGAAGAAGGCCCAGCTCACTCTGCTGGGGACCGAGATGGACTTTGTGGAGTCCAAGCTGTCCAGTGAGTTTGTCTTCAACAACCCCAACATCAAGGGCACCTGCGGCTGTGGAGAGAGCTTCAACATGTGA